One window of the Triticum dicoccoides isolate Atlit2015 ecotype Zavitan chromosome 3B, WEW_v2.0, whole genome shotgun sequence genome contains the following:
- the LOC119275696 gene encoding uncharacterized protein LOC119275696 isoform X3, with translation MSSSFSSSSRAASSSQRRFAPAGQTRSPVRYRVGPLDYEPATPCWCKNRPKAAMWISWSDENPGRRYKTCARSQLVIDLRDKVRQLERINSELRAEATSVQQRQAAQKAVQPAPEDNVAVNPGIRYAKALALIVLLAAVSIYVGK, from the exons atgtcttcctccttctcttcaAGCTCAAGGGCGGCATCTTCATCCCAGAGGCGCTTCGCTCCAGCTGGCCAAACCAGGTCGCCGGTGCGTTACAGGGTGGGTCCGCTGGACTACGAGCCTGCGACACCATGTTGGTGCAAGAACAGGCCCAAGGCGGCCATGTGGATCTCGTGGAGCGATGAGAACCCAGGGAGAAGATACAAGACATGTGCCCGGTCACAG CTGGTCATTGATCTACGCGACAAGGTGCGTCAGCTAGAGAGGATCAACTCAGAGTTACGAGCTGAAGCAACTTCGGTGCAGCAACGGCAAGCTGCGCAAAAAGCTGTTCAACCAGCTCCAGAAGATAATGTAGCAGTCAACCCAGGGATCAG GTATGCGAAGGCGCTTGCACTGATCGTGCTGCTTGCAGCAGTGTCAATCTACGTAGGGAAATAA
- the LOC119275696 gene encoding uncharacterized protein LOC119275696 isoform X2: MSSSFSSSSRAASSSQRRFAPAGQTRSPVRYRVGPLDYEPATPCWCKNRPKAAMWISWSDENPGRRYKTCARSQMGGCEMYEWFDDPIENLFLKQLVIDLRDKVRQLERINSELRAEATSVQQRQAAQKAVQPAPEDNVAVNPGIRYAKALALIVLLAAVSIYVGK; encoded by the exons atgtcttcctccttctcttcaAGCTCAAGGGCGGCATCTTCATCCCAGAGGCGCTTCGCTCCAGCTGGCCAAACCAGGTCGCCGGTGCGTTACAGGGTGGGTCCGCTGGACTACGAGCCTGCGACACCATGTTGGTGCAAGAACAGGCCCAAGGCGGCCATGTGGATCTCGTGGAGCGATGAGAACCCAGGGAGAAGATACAAGACATGTGCCCGGTCACAG ATGGGAGGATGTGAAATGTACGAGTGGTTCGACGATCCCATTGAGAATCTGTTCCTCAAGCAGCTGGTCATTGATCTACGCGACAAGGTGCGTCAGCTAGAGAGGATCAACTCAGAGTTACGAGCTGAAGCAACTTCGGTGCAGCAACGGCAAGCTGCGCAAAAAGCTGTTCAACCAGCTCCAGAAG ATAATGTAGCAGTCAACCCAGGGATCAGGTATGCGAAGGCGCTTGCACTGATCGTGCTGCTTGCAGCAGTGTCAATCTACGTAGGGAAATAA
- the LOC119275696 gene encoding uncharacterized protein LOC119275696 isoform X1 produces the protein MSSSFSSSSRAASSSQRRFAPAGQTRSPVRYRVGPLDYEPATPCWCKNRPKAAMWISWSDENPGRRYKTCARSQMGGCEMYEWFDDPIENLFLKQLVIDLRDKVRQLERINSELRAEATSVQQRQAAQKAVQPAPEDNVAVNPGIRYAKALALIVLLAAVSIYVGK, from the exons atgtcttcctccttctcttcaAGCTCAAGGGCGGCATCTTCATCCCAGAGGCGCTTCGCTCCAGCTGGCCAAACCAGGTCGCCGGTGCGTTACAGGGTGGGTCCGCTGGACTACGAGCCTGCGACACCATGTTGGTGCAAGAACAGGCCCAAGGCGGCCATGTGGATCTCGTGGAGCGATGAGAACCCAGGGAGAAGATACAAGACATGTGCCCGGTCACAG ATGGGAGGATGTGAAATGTACGAGTGGTTCGACGATCCCATTGAGAATCTGTTCCTCAAGCAGCTGGTCATTGATCTACGCGACAAGGTGCGTCAGCTAGAGAGGATCAACTCAGAGTTACGAGCTGAAGCAACTTCGGTGCAGCAACGGCAAGCTGCGCAAAAAGCTGTTCAACCAGCTCCAGAAGATAATGTAGCAGTCAACCCAGGGATCAG GTATGCGAAGGCGCTTGCACTGATCGTGCTGCTTGCAGCAGTGTCAATCTACGTAGGGAAATAA